From a region of the Thiorhodovibrio winogradskyi genome:
- a CDS encoding glycosyltransferase yields the protein MKVLQFICSTGFYGAERWILALAYYLDPSQVQCELAVTAEAQNADLQLVKEYQKTGQATHAIPMSGRFDLRAIRRLADLLTSQRFDLIHTHGYKSDILGILAARRAGIPVIVTPHGFESARDIKLRLFVWLGCKFMRYADCVAPLSPQLMDDARRHGVPEARLTYIQNGVNLKEVEAIAQNPAAVAPKQKKRIGFIGQLISRKNIGEMLDIFATLCQSRDDVELILVGDGEERANLQAQAARLPCTADIYFLGFRDDRLELLKSFDLFTMTSTLEGIPRCLMEAAAMSVPVAAYDIPGIDQLVKHQHTGLLAPFGDQAALLAHWNTLLDHPEQGQAHAKAGLDFVHQHYSAKRMAEEYTQLFYRVREAARA from the coding sequence ATGAAAGTCTTGCAGTTCATCTGCTCCACCGGCTTTTACGGTGCCGAGCGCTGGATCCTGGCCTTGGCGTACTATCTGGACCCAAGCCAGGTCCAATGCGAGCTCGCCGTCACGGCAGAAGCGCAAAATGCCGACCTGCAACTGGTCAAGGAATACCAAAAGACCGGCCAGGCCACCCATGCCATTCCCATGTCCGGCCGCTTCGACCTCCGGGCCATCCGCCGGCTAGCGGACCTGCTAACCTCCCAGCGGTTCGACCTCATCCACACCCACGGCTACAAGTCAGACATCCTCGGCATCCTCGCCGCCCGCCGCGCCGGTATCCCCGTCATCGTCACCCCCCATGGTTTCGAGAGCGCGCGGGACATCAAGCTCAGGCTCTTCGTCTGGCTGGGGTGCAAGTTCATGCGCTATGCCGACTGCGTCGCGCCGCTTTCCCCGCAACTCATGGACGATGCCCGCCGCCACGGGGTACCCGAGGCGAGGCTGACCTACATCCAGAATGGTGTAAACCTCAAGGAAGTCGAAGCCATCGCGCAAAACCCAGCCGCCGTCGCGCCAAAACAGAAAAAACGCATCGGCTTCATCGGCCAGCTGATCAGCCGCAAGAACATCGGCGAGATGCTGGACATCTTCGCCACACTCTGCCAGTCTCGAGATGACGTGGAACTCATCCTAGTCGGCGATGGTGAAGAACGCGCAAACCTCCAAGCCCAGGCCGCGCGCCTGCCTTGCACGGCCGACATTTACTTCCTCGGATTTCGTGACGATCGGCTGGAATTGCTCAAATCCTTCGACCTTTTCACCATGACCAGCACCCTCGAAGGCATCCCCCGCTGCCTGATGGAAGCCGCCGCCATGAGCGTGCCCGTCGCGGCCTATGACATCCCCGGCATCGATCAACTGGTCAAACACCAACACACAGGTTTGCTCGCCCCCTTCGGCGACCAAGCCGCTCTGCTCGCCCACTGGAACACACTGCTTGACCACCCCGAACAAGGCCAGGCCCACGCCAAAGCCGGCCTGGACTTCGTCCACCAGCACTATTCCGCCAAACGCATGGCCGAGGAATACACGCAGCTCTTCTACCGCGTCCGAGAGGCAGCCCGAGCCTGA
- a CDS encoding ArnT family glycosyltransferase, translating into MFIALKRLRATTLYLVTAFCLAGLYLFFIYPTPEFPIYNKDDGALFVTMALNMVNLGRYTVDTFPYIEYGRHATWPPVFPASLALVIALFGHSWWAIKLLMVSFAGAALSLLFALWSDEREGRAAVFITALSPAFFLFAHHPMSELAYLCLIAATLMLLSKTRHWRMALLAGAVASMAFFTRGYAVTFVPAAILYFALQREISLRERLLSALAFAVPLVLSIIFWKFYTGYIVANYPVDAITSHFGTGSGMLGSLFRDPVSYLQRFWWQDVRFTLPLFVPAISLKTALANDFLAVISGMILLCCIIGWLRCLFLRRGILEIWLPIAIAFLFVPSNASFRYWFTFLPFLIYYFLQFASLLDGRAWLPIKFFSYARFSLFLSMGFGLALLLFMPDNLRYIESSWKDFGNVAQWAGKHLPANSVVIERWGAQFYASSGIFAINPENFGERRDEVLSTASEIFVLCSSAHSICENMKVGMTVYSAGSYELKKYGE; encoded by the coding sequence ATGTTTATTGCGTTGAAAAGGCTACGAGCAACCACTTTGTATCTGGTGACTGCATTCTGTCTTGCAGGTTTGTATTTGTTTTTTATTTATCCGACACCAGAGTTTCCAATTTATAATAAAGATGACGGTGCGCTATTCGTGACCATGGCATTAAATATGGTCAATCTTGGCCGGTACACAGTCGATACCTTCCCTTATATTGAGTACGGCAGGCATGCGACCTGGCCTCCTGTTTTTCCTGCTTCATTAGCGCTTGTCATCGCATTATTTGGCCATAGCTGGTGGGCTATTAAATTGCTGATGGTTAGCTTTGCCGGTGCGGCTCTTTCTCTTTTGTTTGCGCTGTGGAGTGATGAGCGGGAGGGGCGTGCCGCAGTGTTTATCACGGCTCTGTCACCCGCGTTTTTTCTTTTTGCCCATCACCCGATGTCGGAGCTTGCGTATTTGTGTCTGATCGCTGCGACCTTAATGCTGTTGAGCAAGACGCGTCATTGGCGGATGGCCTTGCTGGCGGGCGCCGTGGCATCGATGGCTTTTTTTACTCGCGGCTACGCTGTTACCTTTGTTCCTGCGGCAATATTGTATTTCGCATTGCAACGTGAAATCTCTTTGAGGGAGCGGCTGTTATCGGCGCTCGCCTTTGCAGTCCCGCTAGTTTTATCAATTATATTTTGGAAGTTTTATACAGGCTACATCGTCGCCAATTATCCGGTCGATGCCATTACCTCGCACTTTGGTACGGGCTCAGGCATGCTAGGCTCTCTTTTTCGTGATCCTGTCAGTTATTTGCAGCGTTTTTGGTGGCAGGATGTGCGTTTTACGTTGCCGCTTTTTGTGCCGGCGATATCTCTTAAAACGGCTTTAGCCAACGATTTTCTGGCTGTCATCTCCGGCATGATTTTGTTGTGTTGTATCATTGGCTGGTTGCGCTGTCTTTTTCTCCGGCGCGGTATCTTGGAGATATGGCTTCCAATCGCGATAGCCTTCCTATTTGTTCCTTCAAACGCGTCTTTCCGTTACTGGTTTACGTTTTTACCTTTTCTCATTTATTATTTTTTGCAATTCGCGAGCTTGCTGGATGGGCGTGCGTGGCTGCCGATAAAATTTTTTAGCTATGCGCGATTCTCGCTCTTTTTATCGATGGGTTTTGGTCTTGCTTTGCTTTTATTTATGCCGGACAATTTGCGTTATATTGAATCCTCCTGGAAGGACTTTGGAAACGTAGCGCAGTGGGCAGGGAAACATTTACCAGCTAATTCCGTCGTCATTGAAAGATGGGGCGCCCAATTTTATGCGAGTAGTGGTATTTTCGCTATCAATCCGGAGAATTTTGGCGAACGCAGAGATGAGGTTTTATCCACTGCAAGTGAAATTTTTGTACTCTGCAGTTCTGCGCACAGCATCTGCGAAAATATGAAAGTCGGAATGACTGTCTACAGCGCGGGATCTTATGAGCTCAAGAAATACGGAGAATAA
- the rffA gene encoding dTDP-4-amino-4,6-dideoxygalactose transaminase, which yields MTSIPFNKPYMTGKELWYIAQAHANGHLAGDGSFTKRCSAWLEERTGARAALLTHSCTAALEMAAILAGIESGDEVIMPSYTFVSTANAFVLRGAVPVFVDIRPDTLNIDESLIEAAITEKTKVIVPVHYAGVGCEMDVIMEIAERHGLLVIEDAAQGMMASYKGRALGSVGHLGTLSFHETKNIISGEGGALLINDPHLVQRAEIIREKGTNRSQFFRGEVDKYTWVDMGSSYLPGELIAAFLWAQMEEADAITQRRLGIWNHYHRWFAASETAGMCVRPTIPISCVHNAHMYYLLLANLEARTEFIERLKKQKIHPVFHYIPLHSAPGGENFGRVHEPLTHTNSISDRIVRLPLWIGLEDYQVELERSISSVLAELG from the coding sequence ATGACCAGTATCCCCTTTAACAAACCCTACATGACCGGTAAGGAGCTCTGGTACATCGCTCAGGCACATGCCAACGGCCATCTCGCTGGAGACGGAAGCTTTACGAAACGCTGTAGCGCCTGGCTGGAAGAGCGCACCGGGGCGCGCGCAGCACTCCTCACGCACTCCTGCACGGCGGCTCTGGAGATGGCGGCAATTTTGGCTGGCATTGAGTCGGGCGACGAAGTCATTATGCCGTCCTATACCTTTGTCTCCACGGCCAATGCGTTTGTGCTGCGCGGAGCTGTGCCAGTCTTTGTCGACATTCGGCCGGATACGTTAAATATCGACGAGTCACTGATTGAAGCCGCTATTACCGAAAAGACCAAAGTGATCGTTCCGGTTCATTACGCGGGTGTTGGTTGCGAGATGGATGTGATCATGGAAATTGCCGAACGCCATGGTCTATTGGTCATTGAAGACGCGGCCCAAGGGATGATGGCCAGCTACAAAGGGCGGGCATTGGGCAGCGTAGGGCATCTTGGCACCCTGTCTTTCCACGAAACCAAGAATATTATCTCTGGCGAGGGCGGGGCCTTACTGATCAACGACCCTCACCTTGTCCAGCGGGCGGAAATTATCCGTGAGAAAGGGACCAATCGATCACAATTTTTTCGAGGGGAGGTTGATAAATACACCTGGGTGGATATGGGATCGTCCTATCTGCCCGGGGAACTCATCGCCGCCTTCCTCTGGGCGCAGATGGAAGAGGCTGACGCCATCACCCAGCGGCGGCTGGGGATATGGAACCACTACCATCGTTGGTTCGCCGCGTCGGAAACGGCTGGCATGTGCGTTCGTCCTACAATACCGATATCATGCGTTCATAATGCGCACATGTATTATTTGCTCCTCGCAAACTTAGAGGCGCGAACTGAATTTATCGAGCGACTCAAAAAGCAAAAGATCCATCCTGTTTTTCACTACATTCCACTTCACAGCGCTCCTGGTGGTGAGAATTTTGGCAGGGTGCACGAGCCGCTAACTCATACAAACAGCATTTCTGACCGCATCGTTCGGTTACCCCTGTGGATCGGTCTGGAAGACTATCAGGTGGAGCTTGAACGGTCGATTTCGAGTGTGTTGGCGGAACTCGGCTGA
- a CDS encoding lysylphosphatidylglycerol synthase transmembrane domain-containing protein yields MLLLLLTHRLWVQVLPNERSSGIPGFITSSLRAFAMLDAGTLLNLIALSVLFQAADIIACFLLAEALSIQLDLATLFVVMPVTYLITLLPISLGGLGIREGVLVLLLGRVGISVSDAVTFAFLIHFNRMLVGGSGGLWHLAETGIQHGHQKR; encoded by the coding sequence ATGTTGCTCCTACTGCTGACCCATCGTCTATGGGTGCAGGTATTGCCAAATGAGCGTTCCTCCGGGATACCTGGATTTATTACCTCTAGCCTCCGCGCCTTCGCCATGCTCGACGCCGGCACCCTACTCAATCTGATCGCGCTGTCGGTCCTTTTCCAGGCGGCCGACATCATTGCATGCTTTCTGTTGGCCGAGGCTTTAAGCATCCAGCTCGATCTTGCAACATTGTTCGTGGTGATGCCTGTCACTTATCTCATCACGTTACTGCCCATCTCGCTGGGCGGGCTCGGCATTCGCGAAGGTGTGCTGGTCTTACTGCTTGGCCGCGTCGGCATCAGCGTCAGCGATGCGGTAACGTTCGCGTTCCTGATTCATTTCAACCGCATGTTGGTTGGTGGCAGCGGCGGCCTCTGGCATTTGGCGGAAACAGGCATACAACATGGTCACCAGAAACGCTAG
- a CDS encoding lysylphosphatidylglycerol synthase transmembrane domain-containing protein: MFVPLIRRAIYWGLPPLILFLIYRRIDLEQLLELGRSANPGLIGLGVLMIIPLIFLGAMRWHQLARGYDCTRLSGSQSFRAYWFSLALGVFTPGSLGSDVYRIALGGRQTGRYLRGAFVIAVEKVAALLSCVMLITAIYPFLTFTSVSTELESIMRLAYLALLLGILTLLVLGFSLRSRIGVKFIRGIWSRITLLANRAVKAIPGPTADIDEMSADPRILFQALVSVRIAAPLILLSVTIHVIGAIQGQIFLQAQGYDLPFLVNLFIAPLNVLVLTLPITVGGVGVREGAFVLFYGAFGVPTDTALLISLYSFISVLFGHTIGGLIFLTERYFPITSDHPEK, translated from the coding sequence ATGTTTGTACCACTGATCCGACGTGCCATTTACTGGGGCTTACCGCCACTGATTCTGTTCCTGATCTACCGGAGGATTGACCTTGAACAACTACTCGAGTTGGGCCGGAGCGCCAACCCAGGGCTGATTGGTCTGGGTGTCTTAATGATCATACCCCTTATATTCCTTGGCGCCATGCGCTGGCATCAATTGGCGCGTGGCTACGATTGCACGCGCCTGAGCGGTAGCCAGAGCTTTCGTGCTTACTGGTTTAGTCTGGCGCTTGGCGTGTTCACCCCGGGATCCCTGGGCTCGGATGTCTACCGCATCGCTCTAGGCGGGCGCCAAACTGGCCGTTATCTGCGGGGCGCCTTTGTCATTGCCGTGGAGAAAGTTGCGGCATTGCTTTCTTGTGTCATGCTGATCACCGCCATTTACCCGTTTCTGACCTTCACCAGCGTGTCAACCGAGTTAGAATCGATCATGCGGTTGGCATACCTGGCTCTGTTGCTTGGAATCCTGACATTGCTTGTGCTGGGCTTCTCCCTCCGCAGCCGAATCGGCGTCAAGTTTATCCGTGGCATCTGGTCAAGGATCACCCTGTTGGCGAACCGGGCCGTCAAGGCGATTCCAGGCCCAACTGCGGACATCGATGAGATGTCGGCTGATCCGCGCATCCTTTTTCAGGCACTGGTTTCTGTCCGTATTGCAGCCCCGCTAATCCTGCTATCCGTTACGATTCATGTAATTGGTGCAATTCAAGGTCAAATCTTCCTGCAAGCACAGGGATACGATCTGCCATTTCTAGTCAACCTTTTCATTGCACCACTCAATGTCCTGGTGTTGACCCTTCCGATCACGGTCGGCGGGGTTGGTGTCCGCGAAGGTGCATTTGTCCTATTTTACGGCGCTTTCGGCGTACCAACCGATACTGCTCTTTTGATCAGTCTTTACTCTTTTATTTCCGTTCTGTTTGGTCATACCATCGGTGGGTTGATCTTTCTGACCGAACGTTATTTTCCCATAACATCGGATCATCCAGAGAAATGA
- a CDS encoding phenylacetate--CoA ligase family protein — translation MSIITNTVALIQLLSDARRSSANPQETANKRLKKTLVAAAKVPRHHAIMQKSGYDPQRDFRGLSDLAIMPVMNKSDIQNRRDDFLQAGASDRVEQYFSDRTSGSTGMPLVVYRSNRERDIQIAKWMRVLLLSGYRPNDVVLSFTSPGRLSEGRSLLQNFGLLRRKTVDYTLSPEMLANEVLHYRPDVLYGVRTSFLVLADEFERRGIQPPPLKLLVAGGEVIDAHTRQRCRSIFGVDITETYGTVEMGVMAYQQAGQAGLTLIEDCTFFEFLDEAGNPAKPGELARVVVTDLHGRLMPFIRYDQGDLAVYSLRQNADGETVRVIDQIVGRRDDIVKLPDGRFLTYLDFYELADDYLGLQQIRVTQRAPLSFLIELVTDDNYLRQIREELTQRLIRLSESPLEFELRRVEAITPDASGKRRMLIAMGDGRKWHN, via the coding sequence ATGAGCATAATCACCAACACAGTGGCGCTGATCCAACTCCTATCAGATGCGCGACGCTCGTCCGCCAATCCTCAAGAAACGGCTAACAAGAGGCTGAAGAAGACCTTGGTCGCCGCAGCCAAGGTGCCTCGCCACCACGCAATCATGCAGAAATCAGGCTACGACCCGCAGCGCGACTTTCGTGGATTGTCCGATTTGGCCATCATGCCAGTGATGAACAAGTCAGATATTCAGAACCGACGAGACGATTTTCTTCAGGCAGGCGCATCAGACCGAGTCGAGCAGTACTTTTCTGATCGAACCTCCGGATCAACAGGTATGCCATTGGTCGTCTATCGATCAAACCGTGAGCGTGACATTCAAATCGCTAAATGGATGCGCGTGCTTTTATTGTCGGGTTACCGTCCAAATGACGTTGTACTGTCGTTTACCTCGCCGGGACGTCTCTCCGAAGGCCGAAGCTTGTTGCAAAATTTTGGGTTGCTTCGGCGAAAGACAGTTGACTACACCTTGTCTCCTGAAATGTTGGCAAATGAAGTTCTCCACTATCGACCAGATGTGCTGTATGGCGTGCGAACAAGTTTTCTCGTACTTGCGGATGAATTTGAGCGTCGCGGTATTCAACCACCTCCTTTAAAACTGCTCGTGGCGGGTGGAGAGGTGATCGATGCGCACACTCGCCAGCGGTGTCGGAGCATTTTTGGCGTTGATATCACCGAAACCTATGGCACGGTCGAGATGGGCGTGATGGCCTATCAGCAGGCTGGCCAAGCCGGTCTCACACTGATTGAGGACTGCACGTTTTTCGAGTTTCTCGATGAAGCAGGCAACCCCGCGAAACCTGGTGAGTTAGCTCGTGTCGTGGTAACTGATCTGCATGGCCGACTGATGCCCTTTATTCGCTACGATCAAGGTGACTTGGCGGTGTACAGTCTGAGGCAGAACGCTGATGGCGAGACGGTGCGAGTGATTGATCAAATTGTCGGGCGCCGGGACGACATTGTTAAGCTGCCGGATGGGCGGTTTCTGACGTACCTCGATTTCTATGAACTGGCGGACGACTACCTTGGATTGCAACAAATCCGAGTGACGCAACGCGCGCCTTTATCTTTTCTGATTGAGTTGGTAACTGATGACAATTATCTGCGCCAAATTCGTGAAGAATTGACTCAGCGATTGATTCGCTTGAGCGAATCGCCGCTGGAGTTCGAACTGCGGCGGGTCGAGGCGATCACGCCCGATGCGAGCGGTAAGCGGCGGATGTTGATTGCGATGGGTGACGGTCGCAAATGGCACAACTGA
- a CDS encoding GNAT family N-acetyltransferase has translation MLSDDLVYLRKLELTDLERTWVWINDPEVYLKIGSQVPISRTAQQKWFERLDQSSDKIVLAICLKEGDVHVGNVSLDSIEPRHRTARLSIFLGESQQRGHSVGTRAIKLLSDYAFNFLNLNRIWCKATAGDDRVSQFYEKLGFKIEGTMRQHEFIDGRYVDKVILGLLNSDTGCGT, from the coding sequence ATGCTGTCGGATGACCTCGTCTATTTGCGCAAGCTTGAACTGACCGACCTTGAACGCACCTGGGTTTGGATTAATGATCCAGAGGTGTATCTGAAGATCGGATCACAGGTTCCGATCTCAAGAACCGCACAACAGAAGTGGTTCGAGCGCCTCGATCAATCGTCCGATAAGATCGTGCTTGCTATCTGCCTCAAGGAAGGCGATGTCCATGTTGGCAATGTCTCGCTCGACAGCATTGAGCCCCGTCACCGAACAGCTCGGCTTTCCATTTTTCTCGGTGAGTCTCAACAACGAGGACACTCGGTCGGTACTCGGGCGATCAAATTGCTATCGGATTATGCCTTCAATTTTCTTAATCTGAATCGGATTTGGTGCAAGGCAACGGCTGGCGACGATCGAGTCTCGCAATTTTATGAAAAACTTGGGTTCAAAATTGAGGGCACGATGCGACAGCATGAATTCATTGATGGCCGTTATGTGGACAAAGTGATTCTTGGGCTTCTGAATTCTGATACTGGGTGTGGAACATAG
- a CDS encoding glycosyltransferase family 2 protein, whose amino-acid sequence MTILSWPFVATNALLTLVLAMMQNEAQAHDGLLDYSVVVPVYRSEKILPELHRRLTEVMRQLDSTYEIIFVDDCGPDRAWSVLEQLARDDVRVVAIQLMRNSGQSNATLCGLAHTRGERVLTLDDDLQHPPEEIPRLIEALLPNVDVVMGVPKEKRHHWFRRLGSSLMHEVNCYLLGKDPHLRFTSLRLMRRAVVDGLLKLRTLSPALGPMINSVTHRIVNTTVEHASRLEGRSGYTFRRLLSQTMSNLIGYSMLPLRLLALMGALGIVLSAIFAAILIVRYLTGGINVPGWTTIALLLVLISGFNFFAFAIIGEYVLRILQRVNATPQYFVRSRITQARDEEGRNAVG is encoded by the coding sequence TTGACCATCTTAAGTTGGCCGTTCGTTGCGACTAATGCATTACTGACTTTGGTGCTCGCCATGATGCAAAATGAAGCCCAGGCTCACGATGGATTGCTCGACTATAGTGTCGTTGTACCCGTCTATCGCTCAGAAAAGATTCTGCCTGAATTGCATCGCAGACTGACCGAGGTCATGCGCCAGCTTGACTCCACCTATGAAATTATCTTCGTCGATGACTGTGGACCGGATCGCGCCTGGAGTGTCTTAGAACAGCTCGCTCGGGATGACGTCCGAGTGGTCGCGATACAGCTGATGCGCAACTCAGGCCAAAGCAACGCGACGCTCTGTGGGCTAGCCCACACGCGCGGAGAGAGGGTACTCACCCTAGATGATGACCTACAGCATCCGCCAGAAGAAATCCCTCGTTTGATCGAAGCCTTGTTACCGAATGTCGATGTCGTCATGGGTGTCCCAAAGGAAAAACGGCACCACTGGTTTCGTCGGCTGGGGAGCAGCCTGATGCATGAGGTCAACTGCTATCTACTCGGTAAGGATCCGCATCTGCGCTTCACCAGTTTACGCCTGATGCGCCGCGCCGTGGTCGATGGTCTGCTGAAGCTGCGTACCCTGTCGCCCGCGCTGGGTCCGATGATCAACTCGGTGACCCATCGAATCGTCAATACAACTGTTGAGCATGCGTCCCGCCTAGAAGGCCGCAGCGGCTACACCTTTCGCCGCCTGTTATCGCAAACCATGAGCAATCTCATCGGATATTCCATGCTGCCCCTGCGTTTGCTGGCGCTGATGGGGGCCTTGGGCATCGTGTTGAGTGCGATCTTTGCAGCTATTCTGATCGTCCGCTATTTGACGGGAGGAATCAATGTCCCTGGCTGGACCACTATTGCCCTCTTGTTGGTGCTCATCTCAGGATTCAATTTTTTTGCTTTTGCGATCATTGGCGAATACGTGCTGCGTATTCTGCAACGGGTGAATGCAACACCACAGTATTTCGTCCGCAGTCGCATCACTCAAGCCAGAGACGAGGAGGGTCGGAATGCTGTCGGATGA
- a CDS encoding ATP-grasp domain-containing protein, which translates to MASSDKKKIMILGAGPFQMAAIQKAVSMGLHVITVDYLPDNIGHQLGHQYVNCSTVDKVGIERAARENAVDGICTFSSDVAIPSVAAVCDRLHLPGPTQVAAETMANKQRFRAFLSGAGLPCPRFVAGRNFTEVTDALSQLHLPMIVKPVDTSGSRGVSRIDSKNLQLVERAFEKAKTFSHTNTVCVEEFIDGIEVGGDAILLDGHVAFIAITHKHLDQFVVTGHNLPTNISPEDQNRVTQAIEATCNSLNYDTGPLNFDVIVSPTTVTILEMSGRNGGNGIPAVIERATGVDVERATISLALGLSPTLPEQVNIRQGAGSFVFGVGCHGVLESLTPNAALRRQVPEIFDLCYIKQPGDRVEPFEHNGQLIGFALFDCLSSSEYERLTAHILDHLKLAVRCD; encoded by the coding sequence GTGGCCTCATCGGATAAGAAGAAAATCATGATTCTTGGGGCTGGCCCTTTCCAGATGGCCGCCATCCAAAAGGCAGTGTCCATGGGGCTCCATGTGATCACGGTTGACTATTTACCCGATAACATCGGGCATCAACTTGGGCATCAATACGTCAACTGCAGTACTGTCGATAAAGTGGGTATCGAGCGGGCTGCTCGGGAAAATGCTGTCGATGGAATTTGCACCTTCAGCTCGGATGTGGCGATCCCATCGGTTGCTGCTGTTTGTGACCGCCTGCACTTACCTGGACCGACGCAGGTAGCCGCGGAAACGATGGCGAATAAGCAACGCTTTCGGGCCTTCCTAAGTGGAGCGGGTCTACCCTGTCCAAGGTTCGTCGCTGGCCGAAATTTCACTGAAGTCACGGATGCGTTAAGTCAGCTACACCTGCCGATGATCGTCAAACCCGTCGATACGTCTGGATCACGCGGAGTTTCGCGGATCGACAGCAAGAATCTTCAGCTCGTCGAACGGGCCTTCGAAAAAGCGAAGACATTTTCACACACAAATACGGTATGCGTCGAAGAATTCATCGACGGAATCGAGGTTGGCGGCGATGCCATTTTGCTCGACGGGCATGTGGCATTCATTGCGATCACCCACAAACATCTCGACCAATTTGTCGTTACCGGACACAATCTCCCCACCAATATCTCACCCGAGGATCAGAACCGGGTTACGCAAGCAATTGAGGCGACCTGTAACTCCTTGAACTACGATACTGGCCCCTTGAACTTCGATGTGATCGTATCACCAACTACCGTGACGATCCTGGAAATGAGTGGGCGGAATGGCGGCAATGGAATTCCGGCCGTTATCGAGCGAGCCACCGGTGTCGACGTCGAGCGGGCAACCATTTCCCTCGCTCTAGGGTTATCTCCGACCCTACCCGAACAAGTAAACATCAGACAGGGTGCCGGGTCGTTCGTGTTTGGTGTTGGTTGCCATGGCGTACTAGAATCGCTTACACCGAATGCAGCACTACGGCGCCAGGTGCCAGAAATATTTGACCTATGTTACATCAAGCAACCTGGGGACCGCGTTGAGCCATTCGAGCATAATGGTCAGCTGATCGGTTTTGCGCTGTTTGATTGTCTCAGTTCATCCGAGTATGAGCGACTGACAGCCCATATTCTTGACCATCTTAAGTTGGCCGTTCGTTGCGACTAA
- a CDS encoding glycosyltransferase codes for MAPPIKVLQFICSTGFYGAERWILALAQYLDPSQVQCELAVTAEAQNADLQLVKEYQKTGQATHAIPMSSRFDLRAIRRLADVLTSQRFDLIHTHGYKSDILGILAARRAGIPVIVTPHGFENARDIKLRLFVWLGCKFMRYADCVVPLSPQLMDDARRHGVPGARLTYIQNVVNLKEVEAIAQNPAAAAPKQKKRIGFIGQLISRKNLGEMLDIFATLRQSRDDVELILVGDGEECAKLQAHAARLPCAADIHFLGFRDDRLQLLKSFDVFTMTSTLEGIPRCLMEAAAMGVPVAAYDIPGIDQLIQHRHTGLLAPAGDKAALQAHWNTLLDHPDFGQTLTKAGLDFVHQQYSAKRMAEEYTQLFQRIREAIRA; via the coding sequence ATGGCGCCACCCATCAAAGTCTTGCAATTCATCTGCTCCACCGGCTTCTACGGCGCCGAGCGCTGGATCCTGGCCTTGGCGCAGTATCTGGACCCAAGCCAGGTCCAATGCGAGCTCGCCGTCACGGCAGAAGCACAAAATGCCGACCTGCAACTGGTCAAGGAATACCAAAAGACCGGCCAGGCCACCCATGCCATTCCCATGTCCAGCCGCTTCGACCTCCGGGCCATCCGTCGGCTGGCGGACGTGCTAACCTCCCAGCGGTTCGACCTCATCCACACCCACGGCTACAAGTCAGACATCCTCGGCATCCTCGCTGCCCGCCGGGCCGGTATCCCCGTCATCGTCACCCCCCATGGCTTCGAGAACGCGCGGGACATCAAGCTCAGGCTTTTCGTCTGGCTGGGGTGCAAGTTCATGCGGTATGCCGACTGCGTCGTGCCACTTTCCCCGCAACTCATGGACGATGCCCGCCGCCACGGGGTACCCGGGGCGCGGCTGACCTACATCCAGAATGTCGTCAACCTAAAAGAAGTCGAAGCCATCGCGCAAAACCCAGCCGCCGCCGCGCCAAAGCAGAAAAAGCGCATCGGCTTCATCGGCCAGTTGATCAGTCGCAAGAACCTCGGCGAAATGCTGGACATCTTCGCCACACTCCGCCAATCTCGAGACGACGTGGAACTCATCCTAGTCGGCGATGGCGAAGAATGCGCAAAACTGCAAGCCCATGCCGCGCGCCTGCCGTGCGCGGCTGATATCCATTTCCTCGGATTTCGCGATGACCGCCTGCAGCTGCTTAAGTCCTTCGATGTCTTCACCATGACCAGTACCCTTGAGGGCATCCCCCGCTGCCTGATGGAAGCCGCCGCCATGGGCGTGCCCGTCGCCGCCTATGACATCCCAGGCATCGATCAACTGATTCAGCATCGCCATACTGGCTTACTCGCGCCCGCGGGCGACAAAGCAGCGCTGCAGGCGCACTGGAACACCTTGCTTGACCACCCCGACTTCGGCCAAACTCTCACCAAAGCCGGCCTGGATTTCGTCCATCAGCAGTATTCCGCGAAACGCATGGCCGAGGAATACACGCAGCTCTTCCAACGCATTCGAGAGGCAATCCGCGCTTGA